CCGAAAAGTAGATAACATTTTTATCCATGGATATtcctcttttattattttcatgagTTTTTCTTGAAAAGCATGTACAGTGTAAGCTACATGATCAGTCGTATCACTTATCACACAGAAACTCATCTGTTGGAGCTTTTCTTTATCAGTTGCCTGAGGATCTTTGTAGTAAATGCAGAAAGGATGAAGTGTTGCTTGTGTGTTATTGTAGTAAAATGATTGAATAGATCTTTGTATAATAAAAGAATAGTTTTCAGCAAAATCCATGGTAATAATGCAAGTATCTGgctctaatttatttttgcaatcgtataaataatttttctgtgaATCTGCAATGTAATGATGCACGGTCAATTTTCACACATCACAAAATAaagtttctaaaaatatttcttttctttCAGTATGGTTTCTAAGAACTGCTCTACTGCCTTCTGTATCCCAGTTTTTGTAATTAActaaatcatcaaaaatagatatttctgattcattcattaaatttttcatacctGCTACTCCAGGACATTTATGACATCTATGTAGCATACAATCAGCATTATCAACGTTACAAACTGCGACTGTAAATAAATCTCTATATTTTAAGTCAGTTTTCAATGCAGATATCTTTAACTTGACATTTTCATGTTCTGAACAGACACAAATTTCATGAGTTCCTGGATCACCAGCAAAAACACATTCTTCTGGTTTCAATGAGGcaaagaaagaaaattttggtaAACTATCGTATTCTGAATGATCCTCAATAAAATTGCTGTATAAATCTCTAAGCGTAtacaataacatttttttgcaCCAATTCTCCTGAATCGGAACCACttccactttttttttgtattgctTTATACCGGGacaaatataacaatttttttcgtctaaataataattttttatgatttctcTCATTTCATCTGTAACTTTCCAAAACTTTTTTCTCTTCCTCATTGTTAATAATc
This genomic stretch from Cotesia glomerata isolate CgM1 unplaced genomic scaffold, MPM_Cglom_v2.3 scaffold_335, whole genome shotgun sequence harbors:
- the LOC123274419 gene encoding uncharacterized protein LOC123274419; its protein translation is MNLILGDKWCRNCEASINQIVEPYLDKSEPMEIGDVHEDQNIARGDSATLSRGNSLFESFTSQPCSSGSYYQSNSQTVNSINTEEVLLEVLDKLTQKINNAYDLNISSFSSQITHNLIEDSNTLKDIILSLQNQFQQVKTVSEKIQVLTVLPLSWQFKQVQQYFNCSDYMFREFKKSKVQNGLLTMRKRKKFWKVTDEMREIIKNYYLDEKNCYICPGIKQYKKKVEVVPIQENWCKKMLLYTLRDLYSNFIEDHSEYDSLPKFSFFASLKPEECVFAGDPGTHEICVCSEHENVKLKISALKTDLKYRDLFTVAVCNVDNADCMLHRCHKCPGVADSQKNYLYDCKNKLEPDTCIITMDFAENYSFIIQRSIQSFYYNNTQATLHPFCIYYKDPQATDKEKLQQMSFCVISDTTDHVAYTVHAFQEKLMKIIKEEYPWIKMLSTFRTAHLQNIKIRTI